From a region of the Calliphora vicina chromosome 4, idCalVici1.1, whole genome shotgun sequence genome:
- the Ac13E gene encoding adenylate cyclase type 9 gives MKENCKMSESRRQSVSFTAMPPGVLANDSRNNSTDDIQIALAPHIQTYLSQTGRRHSCCSVMLPVAFERAASNSWLDPKFDSAVLEGQYQTSVFSHVRMRYRFTLSYILLCSFAWFLYFLVDGGSEDFWRPISSSFSLLSLTTIVAICFTHWDIYRANHIATSAITAAILCATSLIFLTYTGRAFSPLGHFAICLEIVLLIYTALPMTLWLSAAIAISYTILFEVVTHMVVAGNAVHGATADFSYKILFLRILCHFCVHLVGLHVLIMNLVRMRGTFMKVGQNLLVRRQLELEKQLKEKMIHSVMPPKVADMLLNEGGIEGNNDGSVKPESHYMRPRPSNDVKSLFRPFHMHSMENVSILFADIVGFTRMSSTKTAEQLVEILNDLFERFDDLCTLNGCEKISTLGDCYYCVSGCPEPRPDHAICCVEMGLGMIDAMRCFDAQRHEGVKMRVGVHTGTVLCGIVGTRRVKFDVWSNDVTLANKMESSGKPEQVHISEVTASFLGEAYYLDEGEEVFGHRTYFVVGRRKDISRANSLSPSVKANSSSSHLQLPGIPGQPISLTQSATNISVIHPNVPPASPVGQLSSSLNPSPVLSIRPRLTSLSMKLRKKSQSREMDIERGIMHPAAAGIPPVIVCRERPKIIITTKSLPGSLDSENEPEQPATNENQDANKNDKSTHAIANGRPKIRLKVWKVPRFLKKLEDIGKTTEKSTNTEVSISLMHPVPKTPTGNEEAVAFIEPNGYQPLQPMVVEHNKPNSNMLEIPHKPMLHHVATSTGISSSVNRSPDASCCSPGQYSMFDDIIDIRSYISQSRSDISPFGRSGSYRSQCGRSGQSESSPLPRPRASTLTAAKAEGVNNNNAAQPLIVPGAATAHQPTHSRNSSIWPDGLSICPSATSRKDSGIKSNSRRSSIQQQIYALNQTAISTHRVSGYFTSSTSSISNIGDVQNIPNVPLPAAMMPPPPPQDFVTGQVADPLAACLQQLRKQSDLQLIRCVRDNAKSQRSYLVKPPLRRFSLYFKSRQMERDFRSKAHRFGNESETEGPPTLATPRYNTYIDIFVGLAVYLCISVSLFLMTPNTVTPSFRLWVSLFTCFTAIQIFALFLFTRQMCRRHSSQTRTKVANTESCADRIFEAISSWYPWHICLAVLMAMPVILIIANFLLLDLNELEAFEYHYGFLIFVCIVHFCNFTQLNCWMRNILAFLAALCFVGIAVSQLVVYSNRTDATEATSILNATRLPSLSRDVTKYIIEEIKWFQDYHVEIYLDLFLILVLVWFLNREFEIGYRLTFYGNAVANQDKIRVQNMKNQADMLLHNIIPKHVAEHLKNTAKYSENHHNVGIIFASIVNFNEMYDESYLGGKEYLRVLNELIGDFDELLSRGEFKCVEKIKTIGSTFMAASGLDPNHRGDGNEHLYALMEFSIAMQGVVDAFNKDLLEFNLILRIGFNVGDVTAGVIGTSKLHYDIWGDAVNVASRMDSTGISNRIQVGKDCLTFLEARYEFEPRGSVYVKGKDNMEVFLFTKRKPDLLGDDEEEEETQSCQMGNGKQNGSVS, from the exons TCGCGTCGACAATCAGTCAGCTTTACCGCCATGCCACCTGGTGTTTTGGCCAATGACAGTCGTAACAATTCCACCGATGACATACAAATCGCTTTAGCTCCTCACATACAAACCTATTTAAGTCAAACCGGACGTCGTCATTCCTGCTGCAGCGTCATGTTACCCGTAGCCTTTGAACGTGCTGCCTCCAATTCATGGCTAGATCCTAAATTCGATTCGGCTGTATTGGAGGGCCAATATCAGACCAGTGTATTTTCGCACGTACGAATGAGATACAG ATTTACTCTCTCGTACATACTCCTCTGCTCGTTTGCCTGGTTTCTTTACTTTCTGGTGGATGGCGGTTCTGAAGATTTTTGGCGTCCCATATCAAGTTCCTTTTCTCTACTATCGCTTACAACAATCGTGGCCATATGCTTCACACACTGGGACATTTATCGAGCCAATCACATAGCCACATCCGCAATAACAGCTGCAATATTATGCGCCACATCATTGATATTCCTAACATACACTGGACGAGCTTTTAGCCCACTGGGTCATTTTGCCATTTGTTTGGAAATTGTGCTGCTTATATACACCGCCCTACCAATGACCCTGTGGTTGAGTGCGGCCATAGCAATTTCCTATACCATACTCTTTGAGGTGGTTACACATATGGTGGTGGCTGGAAATGCTGTTCATGGAGCCACTGCAGACTTTAGTTATAAAATTCTATTCTTAAGGATACTGTGTCATTTTTGCGTGCATTTGGTGGGTCTGCATGTGCTGATTATGAATTTGGTACGAATGCGTGGTACTTTTATGAAAGTGGGACAAAACTTACTAGTCAGAAGACAGCTGGAGTTGGAGAAACAATTAAAGGAGAAAATGATTCACTCGGTAATGCCGCCTAAAGTAGCGGATATGTTGTTGAATGAAGGTGGTATTGAGGGTAATAATGATGGTTCCGTAAAGCCAGAGTCGCATTATATGCGGCCGCGTCCCTCGAATGATGTCAAGTCTTTATTTCGTCCCTTTCACATGCACAGTATGGAAAATGTTAGTATATTATTTGCCGATATTGTGGGCTTTACACGAATGTCTTCAACGAAAACAGCCGAACAGTTGGtggaaattttgaatgatcTTTTCGAACGATTCGATGATTTGTGTACGTTAAATGGTTGCGAGAAAATCTCTACACTGGGTGATTGCTATTACTGTGTGTCGGGCTGCCCGGAACCAAGACCCGATCATGCAATTTGTTGTGTGGAAATGGGTTTGGGTATGATTGATGCCATGCGTTGTTTTGATGCTCAACGTCATGAAGGTGTTAAAATGCGTGTTGGTGTTCATACTGGCACAGTTCTGTGCGGTATTGTGGGCACGAGAAGGGTTAAGTTTGATGTTTGGAGTAATGATGTCACCTTGGCGAACAA AATGGAATCCTCTGGTAAACCAGAGCAAGTTCATATATCCGAAGTAACGGCAAGTTTTTTGGGCGAAGCTTATTATTTAGATGAAGGAGAAGaagtttttg GACACCGCACATATTTCGTTGTGGGCCGTCGGAAAGACATCTCCCGCGCCAATAGTTTAAGTCCCAGCGTAAAGGCCAACTCATCGAGCAGTCATTTACAGCTGCCTGGTATACCGGGACAACCCATCTCGTTAACGCAAAGTGCTACCAACATCTCGGTCATTCATCCCAATGTTCCGCCTGCTTCACCCGTGGGACAACTATCGTCATCGTTAAATCCCTCGCCTGTTCTCTCAATACGACCAAGACTGACTTCATTGAGCATGAAATTGCGTAAAAAATCACAATCTCGGGAAATGGATATAGAGCGTGGCATAATGCATCCGGCAGCGGCCGGTATACCTCCGGTTATAGTATGCCGTGAAAGACCAAAGATTATAATAACAACGAAAAGTTTGCCCGGCAGTCTAGATTCGGAAAATGAGCCCGAACAGCCAGCAACCAATGAAAACCAAGATGCCAACAAAAATGACAAATCTACGCACGCAATAGCGAACGGTAGACCAAAGATACGTTTAAAGGTATGGAAAGTTCCCAGATTTCTAAAGAAACTGGAAGACATTGGTAAGACAACTGAAAAGTCGACAAACACCGAAGTCAGCATAAGTTTAATGCATCCAGTACCAAAGACTCCAACTGGAAACGAGGAAGCTGTAGCTTTTATAGAGCCCAATGGTTATCAACCACTACAACCCATGGTAGTGGAACACAATAAACCAAATTCGAATATGCTAGAAATACCACATAAACCCATGCTTCATCATGTGGCCACCTCGACAGGCATAAGTTCTAGTGTTAATCGTTCCCCGGATGCCAGCTGTTGTTCTCCCGGCCAATACTCCATGTTTGACGACATCATCGATATTAGATCGTACATAAGTCAGTCTCGTAGTGATATCTCTCCATTTGGTAGATCTGGAAGCTATCGGTCACAGTGTGGCAGAAGTGGACAATCGGAATCATCACCGTTGCCTAGACCCAGAGCTTCCACCTTGACGGCAGCCAAAGCGGAGGGAGTAAATAACAACAATGCCGCACAACCACTAATTGTACCTGGTGCAGCTACTGCACATCAACCTACACACTCACGCAACTCTAGCATATGGCCGGATGGTTTAAGTATATGCCCTTCGGCCACTTCCCGCAAAGATTCTGGCATCAAAAGTAATTCTCGCAGATCTTCGATACAACAGCAAATCTATGCCCTCAATCAGACCGCCATAAGTACACATCGTGTTTCCGGCTATTTTACCAGTTCAACTTCCAGCATCTCTAACATCGGAGATGTCCAAAATATACCCAATGTGCCACTACCGGCAGCAATGATGCCACCACCTCCGCCTCAAGACTTTGTAACGGGTCAAGTAGCTGATCCTCTGGCCGCTTGTTTACAACAACTGCGCAAACAATCAGATCTCCAGCTGATACGCTGTGTACGTGATAATGCCAAATCCCAAAGGAGTTATCTAGTCAAACCTCCTCTTAGGAGATTTAGTTTATACTTCAAATCCCGCCAAATGGAAAGAGACTTTCGCTCGAAAGCCCACAGATTTGGCAATGAAAGCGAAACGGAAGGTCCTCCCACATTAGCCACTCCCAGATACAATACCTACATAGATATTTTCGTCGGTTTGGCGGTTTATTTGTGTATTTCTGTGTCGCTGTTTCTGATGACACCCAACACGGTTACTCCCAGTTTTCGTCTTTGGGTGTCCCTCTTCACCTGTTTTACCGCCATACAAATATTTGCTTTGTTCTTATTTACCCGCCAAATGTGTCGTAGACATTCCTCACAAACAAGAACGAAAGTGGCCAATACGGAATCCTGTGCCGATCGCATATTTGAGGCCATCTCCAGTTGGTATCCTTGGCACATATGTCTGGCAGTATTAATGGCCATGCCGGTCATACTAATCATAGcgaattttcttttattggatcTCAATGAACTGGAAGCATTCGAATATCATTATGGTTTCctgatatttgtttgtatagTACATTTCTGTAATTTCACCCAATTGAATTGTTGGATGCGtaatattttagcatttttggCTGCTCTTTGTTTTGTGGGCATAGCCGTTTCCCAGCTAGTGGTCTACTCAAATCGTACTGATGCCACCGAGGCCACATCCATACTCAATGCCACCCGTTTGCCCAGTCTCAGCCGAGATGTGACCAAATACATCATCGAAGAAATTAAATGGTTTCAAGATTATCATGTCGAAATCTATTTGGACTTGTTCCTCATTCTAGTCTTAGTATGGTTTCTAAATAGAGAATTTGAAATTGGCTACCGCCTAACATTCTATGGTAATGCTGTTGCCAATCAGGACAAAATCCGAgtacaaaatatgaaaaatcaagCCGACATGTTGCTGCACAATATTATACCCAAACATGTGGCTGAACATTTGAAAAATACCGCCAAATATTCTGAAAATCATCATAATGTTGGTATTATTTTTGCCTccattgttaactttaacgaaATGTATGACGAGAGCTATCTGGGAGGCAAAGAATATCTGCGTGTCCTGAACGAATTAATTGGAGATTTCGATGAATTGTTATCGCGAGGAGAATTCAAATGTGtggagaaaattaaaacaattggtTCCACGTTTATGGCAGCTAGTGGTTTGGATCCCAATCATCGCGGCGACGGCAATGAACACCTTTATGCCTTAATGGAGTTTTCCATTGCCATGCAGGGTGTAGTGGATGCGTTTAACAAAGATCTACTAGAATTTAATTTGATACTACGAATTGGTTTCAATGTGGGCGATGTTACAGCCGGTGTTATTGGCACCAGTAAGCTGCACTACGACATTTGGGGTGATGCTGTCAATGTGGCATCTCGTATGGACTCTACCGGTATTTCGAATCGCATACAAGTGGGCAAAGATTGTCTAACCTTTTTGGAGGCCAGATATGAATTTGAGCCGCGTGGTAGTGTTTATGTTAAAGGTAAAGATAATATGGAAGTGTTTTTGTTTACCAAACGAAAACCCGATCTATTGGGTGACGACGAAGAGGAAGAAGAAACGCAAAGCTGTCAGATGGGAAATGGTAAGCAAAATGGTAGTGTTAGTTAA